One Portunus trituberculatus isolate SZX2019 chromosome 43, ASM1759143v1, whole genome shotgun sequence DNA segment encodes these proteins:
- the LOC123518082 gene encoding uncharacterized protein LOC123518082 isoform X1 translates to MGMASDAGKKGMEMTKNGVDIVTAVMRYNILLMRSTILVVDGMVKGKVKEVKHWSVDVTGRMAKRGSLVIIGGVSATKNAMTTTTQASLATVAIMFGMAQHVTTGVISKGGSIRRQGVNTIRNIWCANTRILLRICTISQKFLPASKYFLYLNSLIGVPYIWISDASCHEMQQQQQEVQHSQAPSTNVISSQNTQETPLVLKSLEDASKLIEEQMNILLQLKEEKEDEERMEKENEEVKDELRQMNDSDEDDNDDNGQYLPFEEEYL, encoded by the exons ATGGGAATGGCAAGTGATGCTGGGAAGAAGGGTATGGAGATGACAAAGAATGGAGTAGATATTGTGACTGCCGTGATGAGATATAACATCTTATTAATGAGAAGTACTATATTAGTTGTGGATGGGATGGTAAAAGGCAAGGTGAAAGAGGTGAAGCACTGGAGTGTGGATGTGACAGGGAGGATGGCTAAAAGAGGCAGCTTAGTAATCATTGGTGGAGTAAGTGCAACTAAAAATGCAatgaccaccacaacacaagctAGCCTTGCTACAGTAGCAATAATGTTTGGCATGGCACAGCATGTGACCACTGGTGTGATCAGCAAGGGTGGATCAATAAGAAGGCAGGGAGTGAACACAATTAGAAACATTTGGTGTGCTAACACTAGGATTCTGCTGAGAATCTGCACAATAAGTCAGAAATTCCTACCAGCAAGCAAGTACTTTCTCTACCTGAACTCACTGATTGGGGTTCCATATATTTGGATCAGTGATGCTTCCTGCCATGAGatgcaacagcaacagcaagaggTGCAGCATTCACAAGCTCCTAGCACCAATGTCATCTCTTCACAGAACACACAAGAAACACCACTCGTCTTAAAG TCACTAGAAGATGCATCAAAACTTATCGAGGAACAAATGAATATATTGCtacaattaaaagaagaaaaagaggatgaggaaaggatggagaaagagaatgaagaagtgaaggatgagTTGAGGCAAATGAATGACAGCGACGAGGACGACAACGATGACAACGGACAATATTTGCCTTTCGAAGAAGAATATCTATAA
- the LOC123518082 gene encoding uncharacterized protein LOC123518082 isoform X2, with amino-acid sequence MGMASDAGKKGMEMTKNGVDIVTAVMRYNILLMRSTILVVDGMVKGKVKEVKHWSVDVTGRMAKRGSLVIIGGVSATKNAMTTTTQASLATVAIMFGMAQHVTTGVISKGGSIRRQGVNTIRNIWCANTRILLRICTISQKFLPASKYFLYLNSLIGVPYIWISDASCHEMQQQQQEVQHSQAPSTNVISSQNTQETPLVLKHPSMQQCSLSSRTTSAVVKPVEDFQSLLFGTYHMPPKIYYKLYFGGKL; translated from the exons ATGGGAATGGCAAGTGATGCTGGGAAGAAGGGTATGGAGATGACAAAGAATGGAGTAGATATTGTGACTGCCGTGATGAGATATAACATCTTATTAATGAGAAGTACTATATTAGTTGTGGATGGGATGGTAAAAGGCAAGGTGAAAGAGGTGAAGCACTGGAGTGTGGATGTGACAGGGAGGATGGCTAAAAGAGGCAGCTTAGTAATCATTGGTGGAGTAAGTGCAACTAAAAATGCAatgaccaccacaacacaagctAGCCTTGCTACAGTAGCAATAATGTTTGGCATGGCACAGCATGTGACCACTGGTGTGATCAGCAAGGGTGGATCAATAAGAAGGCAGGGAGTGAACACAATTAGAAACATTTGGTGTGCTAACACTAGGATTCTGCTGAGAATCTGCACAATAAGTCAGAAATTCCTACCAGCAAGCAAGTACTTTCTCTACCTGAACTCACTGATTGGGGTTCCATATATTTGGATCAGTGATGCTTCCTGCCATGAGatgcaacagcaacagcaagaggTGCAGCATTCACAAGCTCCTAGCACCAATGTCATCTCTTCACAGAACACACAAGAAACACCACTCGTCTTAAAG CACCCGTCAATGCAGCAGTGCTCACTGTCTTCAAGAACCACTTCTGCAGTAGTCAAGCCGGTGGAAGACTTTCAGTCTCTCCTTTTTGGCACATACCATATGCCACCCAAGATATATTACAAGCTTTATTTTGGGGGCAAACTATAA